The genomic interval CCAAGGAGGGCCTGCGGATGACCCGGATCGCGGAGCTGCTGGGCCGGCCCAAGACCCGGCTGACCTATCAGATCGCCTGCCTCCAGCACGCGGGCCTGGTCACCCGCAAGTCCGTCTGCGGCGACAAGCGCGGCATCGAGGTCGCCCTCACCGACAAGGCGACCCAACTCCTGCGCGAGGCCTCCGAGTCACTCGCCGAGACGGTCAGGCGCGGGCTCACCCAGTTCGTGGGGCGCGAGCAACGGGAGGCGCTGAACGCGCTGTTCCCGGATCGCGCCGCCAACTGACACCGCTCTAAAGGGCGTTGGGGGCACCACCGTCCGCCAGCAGGTCCAGGAGTGTCGCCCGGGCCCGCGCCACCCTCGAACGGACCGTCCCCACAGGGCAGTTGCCGATTTCCGCCGCCTCCTCGTAGGGCAGGCCCAGGAGTTGGGTGAGAAGGAACGCCTCGCGGCGTTCGTCCGGCAGGACGGCGAGGAGGTCGAGGAGCGCCACCCCGTCGTCGAAGCCCGGAAGGCCCCGGGGTTGGGCCAGTTCCACGGCCAGTTGCCAGTCCTGGACGTCGGACAGGCGGGGGCGGACGGCGGCGCGGCGGTAGCTGTCGATCACCGCGCGGCGGGCGATGGACAGCAGCCAGGTACGGGCCGAGGAGCGGCCCTCGAAACGGTGCAGGCTGCCGAGCGCCCGGAGGAACGTGTCCTGCGCGAGGTCGTCGACCGCCTGCGGGTCGGCGCAGAGGTGGGAGACGTAGCGCAGGACGTCACGGTGCAGGGCGCGTACGAGGTGGTCGACGGCGACGGAGTCGCCGTGGCGGGCGGCGAGCGCCCAGTTGGTCAGTGACTCGTCGCTCGACTCCGTCACGTCGGGCGATGCGGGCAGGGTAGGAGTGCTCACCTGAGGTCCTTCTCGGTCACCGTGAAAGGGGATCGGCCGTCCCGCGCCGCCCGGAAGAGGCGTGGCGCGGGGTACGGCCCAGGCCCGAGGCGCGGAGGCGCGGCCCGGGGTGCCGGCTGTCGTCAGGCGACAGCGGTCGCCGGGGGCGGACCCCGAGAGGTGATCGCGTGGACGAGAAGGAGAAGCCGCGGCGCCCGCTCGGAACGGGGGCGGCGCCGACGCAGACGCGGGCGATGCGGTGGGACGGGGAGCGCGAGCAGCAGTCGTAGCGGAGCGATCAGTCGTCCGGCTACGGCCCGCAGGACGCGGAACGCGGCGCGCTCGCCGTGGGCCAGCCACAGGCCGCAGAGCAGGGCGGCGAGGAGGTGGGCGGTGAGCATCCCGGGCGAGGCGGTGCCGGTGGTGGTGGCCGACATATGGCCCATGTCCATGGAGTCCGTTGCGCTCATGTGCATGGAGCCCATGTCGGCCGACCCCATGTCCATGGACACCGGGTGTCCTGTCGCGGGCTCCGCGAAGGAGAACGCCGAGTGGAGGGCGGCCTGGGTGGCGACCACGAGGGTCACGATCAGCGGGAGGCCGCGTTCACGGCCCGCCAGGGACCAGCCGGCCGCGCCGGTCGCGGCCAGGCCGGTGGCCAGTGCCCAGGCCGGTACGTGGTGGCCGGACATCAGGACGTGGGCCAGGGCGGCGAGCACCACACAGACGGCCGCGAACATCGCGGCCCGTACCGTGCGCGCACACCACCCTGCCGTCATGGCGCCTCATCCTGGCATCCGAACCTGGGTCTCAGCCGTGGGTACGGTATTTCCCGGCTCGGTGCTCAGTGGTGTTGGTCGCGGCGGGCCGTTCCTACTCCTCGATGACGAGGCCCTTCGCGGCGAGCACCGGGGCGAGGTTGCACATCTCGACGACCGTCTTGCCCGCGCGGTACGCGGCGATGAACCCGGCCTCGGCGTCGATCCGTTCCTGCGAGAGGGTGGCGGCCTCGGCCGCGTCCTCGCGGCGGACGACGACCACGCCGTCGGCGTCGGCGCGCATGATGTCGCCGGGGCGGACGAGCACACCGCCGACGGTGATCGGCTCGCACATCGGGCCGACGGTCTCCTTGACCGTGCCCTTGATGCAGACGCTGCGGGAGAAGACCGGGAAGCCCAGGGCGCGCAGGTCCTCGGTGTCGCGGACGCCCGTGTCGGTGATCAGACCGGCGAGGCCCTTGGACTGGCAGGCGTTGGCGAGGACGTCACCGAAGGAGCCCGCCTCCTCGTAGTTCCCGGCGGACACGACCACGACGTCACCGGGCTGCGCGTACGCGATGGCGGTCTGGAGCATGAGGTTGTCGCGCGGGGCGCACTGCACGGTGAACGCCGGGCCGCACAGGGACATGGTGTGGTCGACCGGCTTGATGGCCGAGTCCAGCGCACCGAGGCGGCCCTGCGCCTCGTGGATGGTGGCCGAGGAGAAGGCACTCAGCTGCTTGACCACGGCGGGCTCCGGGCGGTCGAACTTCGTGCTGACGCGGATCATGATGACCTTTCAGGGATCAGGCGGTGGGTGCGGAGGTCAGTTCGGCGCACGCCGCCGCGATGCGCTCGCAGGCCTCGGTGAGGACGTCCGTCGACGTGGCGAACGAGATACGGAAGTAGCCGGGGGCGCCGTACGCGGCTCCGTGGATCACCGCGACCTGCCGGCTGTCGAGGAGGTGACGGGCGAAGTCCTCGTCGTTCTCGATCCGGGCGCCGGCAGGGGTGAACTGGCCTATCGCGTCCTGGCAGTTGACCAGGAGGTAGAAGCCGCCGTCCGGCACCGTGCAGCTCAGCTGCGGTACGTCGTTGACGAGCTTCACGGTCTCGTCGCGCCGGGCGCGGTAGACGCGCACGGTGTCCTGGACGAAGTCCTGCGGCCCGGTGAGCGCGGCGGCAGCGGCGGCCTGGCTCACGGACGAGGGGCACGAAGAGGTCTGCGACTGGAGGGTGTTGATCGCGGTGACCAGGTCCGTCGGACCGACCCCGTAGCCGATACGCCAGCCCGTCATCGCGTACGTTTTGGAGACGCCGTTGGTGAGGAACACCCGGTCGGCCAGGCGGGGTTCGACCGCCGCGAGCGACGGGGCCTCCTCGTCGCCGTACCAGATCTCGTCGTAGATCTCGTCGGTGAGGACGCCGATGTTCGGGTGGGCCAGCAACACCTCGGCCAGGGCCTGGAGTTCGGCGGTGGTGTAGGCCGATCCGGTCGGGTTTCCCGGGGTGTTGAGGACGACCCAGCGGGTGTTCTCGGTGATCGCCGCCGTGAGCCGCTCCGGCGTGAGCTTGAAGCCCTCCGCCTCGGGGCAGTCCACGATGACCGGGGTGCCGTCGTTGGCGCGGACCATGTCCGGGTACGACACCCAGTACGGGGCGGGGACGACGACCTCGTCGCCCTCGTCCAAAGTCGCCATCAGGGCGAGGAAGATGACCTGCTTCGCGCCGCCGCCGACGGTGATGTTCGCGTCGGTGACCTCCAGGCCGTGGCGCTCACGGAGTTTGCCGGTGATCGCGGCGCGCAGGGCCGAAGTGCCGTTCACCGGCGTGTACTTGGTCTCACCCGCCTCGATCGCCTTGATCGCGGCGGCCTTGACGTGGTCCGGGGTGTCGAAGTCGGGCTCGCCCACGGTCAGGTCGAGGATGGTGAGCCCCTGGCTCTTCAGCTCGCGGACGCGCTGCGCCGCCGCCGTGCTCGGCGAGGGCTTGATACGGCCGAGCCGTGCTGCCGTCTTCACGGTGATCAGCCCTCCCTGCGCTCGAAGTTGAGGCCACCGGGCACCTGGAAGGTGGGCAGGATCTCGATGTGGCCGATGTTGACGTGCCGGGGCGAGTCGACGGCGAACTCGATGGAGTCGGCGATGTCCTCGGGCTTCAGGGACTCGTAGCCGTCGTAGAACTCGCGCTGGGCGGCCTCCATGTCGCCGAGGAGGCGGCCG from Streptomyces sp. NBC_01288 carries:
- a CDS encoding MarR family winged helix-turn-helix transcriptional regulator, with the translated sequence MADPAEHPADQPQCPSMRGDGLLPPELRAWMLLLAATGAVEQELRSVVKGNLDVSHDEFLVLCLLAEQPKEGLRMTRIAELLGRPKTRLTYQIACLQHAGLVTRKSVCGDKRGIEVALTDKATQLLREASESLAETVRRGLTQFVGREQREALNALFPDRAAN
- a CDS encoding sigma-70 family RNA polymerase sigma factor gives rise to the protein MSTPTLPASPDVTESSDESLTNWALAARHGDSVAVDHLVRALHRDVLRYVSHLCADPQAVDDLAQDTFLRALGSLHRFEGRSSARTWLLSIARRAVIDSYRRAAVRPRLSDVQDWQLAVELAQPRGLPGFDDGVALLDLLAVLPDERREAFLLTQLLGLPYEEAAEIGNCPVGTVRSRVARARATLLDLLADGGAPNAL
- a CDS encoding 4-carboxy-4-hydroxy-2-oxoadipate aldolase/oxaloacetate decarboxylase produces the protein MIRVSTKFDRPEPAVVKQLSAFSSATIHEAQGRLGALDSAIKPVDHTMSLCGPAFTVQCAPRDNLMLQTAIAYAQPGDVVVVSAGNYEEAGSFGDVLANACQSKGLAGLITDTGVRDTEDLRALGFPVFSRSVCIKGTVKETVGPMCEPITVGGVLVRPGDIMRADADGVVVVRREDAAEAATLSQERIDAEAGFIAAYRAGKTVVEMCNLAPVLAAKGLVIEE
- a CDS encoding aspartate transaminase, giving the protein MKTAARLGRIKPSPSTAAAQRVRELKSQGLTILDLTVGEPDFDTPDHVKAAAIKAIEAGETKYTPVNGTSALRAAITGKLRERHGLEVTDANITVGGGAKQVIFLALMATLDEGDEVVVPAPYWVSYPDMVRANDGTPVIVDCPEAEGFKLTPERLTAAITENTRWVVLNTPGNPTGSAYTTAELQALAEVLLAHPNIGVLTDEIYDEIWYGDEEAPSLAAVEPRLADRVFLTNGVSKTYAMTGWRIGYGVGPTDLVTAINTLQSQTSSCPSSVSQAAAAAALTGPQDFVQDTVRVYRARRDETVKLVNDVPQLSCTVPDGGFYLLVNCQDAIGQFTPAGARIENDEDFARHLLDSRQVAVIHGAAYGAPGYFRISFATSTDVLTEACERIAAACAELTSAPTA